From a single Centropristis striata isolate RG_2023a ecotype Rhode Island chromosome 14, C.striata_1.0, whole genome shotgun sequence genomic region:
- the eomesa gene encoding eomesodermin homolog a isoform X1 codes for MQLENILPSASINLPKTFYNLSSSDSTNNSPRPASQLDYQEVDRTESESSSAPKKYLSAVGNGMLGEGEGDTFTKTGPDGRKGSPVLGEDELTSGRRYNIDELGSDRYFISSSQASTDMASPCSLFPYAGQTGSVYTGSSSSRYPASLHYGSVLPPTGFSSSSVCTGRSQFSSGGYQFSQGPGCLYPSYPGTGTGIGSMSLPGSAAGARAQVYLCNRPLWLKFHRHQTEMIITKQGRRMFPFLSFNITGLNLTAHYNVFVEVVLADPNHWRFQGGKWVTCGKADNNMQGNKMYVHPESPNTGAHWMRQEISFGKLKLTNNKGANNNNTQMIVLQSLHKYQPRLHIVEVTEDGVEDMSNEARTQTFTFPENQFIAVTAYQNTDITQLKIDHNPFAKGFRDNYDSMYTAPESDRLTPSPTDSPRSTQIVPGARYAMQPFFQDQFVNNLPQNRFYTGERAVPQTNSLLSPQSEDVSAAASAQRWFVPPVQQPGSNKLDLSYDNDYSTSSLLSYGIKPLSLQTSHALSYYPDSAFASMAAGWGTRSSYQRKMTTGLPWSPRPSPPAFPEDQLGATKDKLPEETAPPASTWIETSHSLKSVDSSDSGVYSVVCKRRRMSPGGSSTENSPTIKCEDLTTEEYNKDNPKGMGYYAFYTSP; via the exons ATGCAGTTGGAGAACATCCTTCCCAGCGCCAGCATCAATTTACCCAAGACCTTTTACAATCTTTCCTCGTCGGACAGTACCAACAACAGCCCGAGGCCAGCATCGCAGCTCGACTACCAAGAAGTGGACCGGACGGAATCAGAGTCTAGCAGCGCTCCTAAGAAGTACCTGAGCGCGGTGGGGAACGGGATGCTGGGTGAGGGAGAGGGGGACACTTTCACTAAAACCGGGCCCGATGGGAGGAAAGGCTCCCCGGTGCTCGGTGAGGACGAGTTGACGAGCGGTCGGCGTTACAACATAGACGAACTTGGCTCTGACAGATACTTCATCTCGTCCTCCCAGGCGAGTACCGACATGGCAAGCCCCTGTTCCCTCTTTCCCTACGCAGGACAGACCGGGTCGGTGTACACCGGGTCCAGCAGCTCCAGGTACCCGGCGTCGCTTCATTACGGATCCGTCCTGCCGCCGACAGGCTTCTCCTCCTCGTCCGTGTGCACCGGCCGGAGCCAGTTTAGCAGCGGAGGGTACCAGTTCAGCCAGGGTCCGGGCTGTTTGTACCCCTCCTATCCCGGGACGGGGACGGGGATCGGCTCCATGTCTCTGCCGGGGTCTGCCGCCGGAGCCAGAGCGCAGGTCTACCTGTGCAACCGGCCTCTGTGGTTGAAATTCCACCGGCACCAGACCGAGATGATCATCACCAAACAGGGCAG ACGGATGTTCCCATTCCTCAGTTTCAACATCACTGGACTCAACCTCACGGCCCATTACAATGTCTTTGTAGAAGTTGTTTTGGCTGACCCGAATCACTGGCGCTTTCAGGGAGGGAAGTGGGTCACTTGTGGCAAAGCAGACAATAATATGCAAG gaaacaaaatgtatgttcatCCTGAATCTCCGAACACTGGTGCACACTGGATGAGGCAAGAAATCTCTTTTGGCAAGCTGAAGCTCACCAACAACAAAGgggccaacaacaacaacacacag ATGATCGTCTTGCAGTCGCTTCACAAATACCAACCGCGACTGCACATTGTGGAGGTGACGGAAGACGGAGTGGAGGACATGAGCAACGAGGCCAGAACTCAAACCTTCACCTTCCCAGAGAACCAGTTTATAGCCGTCACCGCCTACCAGAACACAGAT ATCACACAGCTTAAGATAGACCACAACCCCTTTGCAAAAGGTTTCCGGGACAACTATGACTC GATGTACACAGCCCCAGAGAGTGACAGGTTGACTCCGTCCCCGACAGACTCCCCTCGCTCCACCCAGATTGTGCCCGGGGCCCGCTACGCCATGCAGCCTTTCTTTCAGGACCAGTTTGTCAACAACCTGCCTCAGAACCGCTTCTACACCGGCGAACGGGCCGTCCCCCAAACCAACAGCCTTCTCTCTCCGCAGAGCGAGGACGTCAGCGCCGCCGCCTCCGCCCAGCGCTGGTTTGTCCCTCCGGTCCAGCAGCCAGGCTCCAACAAGCTGGATCTGTCCTACGACAATGACTATTCCACCAGCAGCCTGCTGTCCTACGGCATCAAGCCCCTGTCCCTGCAGACGTCCCACGCCCTCAGCTACTACCCAGACTCGGCCTTCGCCTCCATGGCCGCGGGCTGGGGCACCAGAAGCTCTTACCAGCGCAAGATGACCACGGGCCTGCCCTGGTCTCCTCGCCCAAGCCCTCCAGCCTTCCCGGAGGACCAGCTGGGGGCTACTAAAGACAAGCTGCCCGAGGAGACCGCGCCGCCGGCCTCTACCTGGATCGAGACGTCCCACTCGCTGAAATCGGTGGACTCTAGCGATTCTGGCGTGTACTCCGTGGTGTGCAAGAGGCGCAGGATGTCCCCTGGGGGCTCAAGCACAGAGAACTCCCCAACCATCAAGTGTGAGGACTTGACTACGGAAGAGTACAACAAGGACAACCCAAAAGGCATGGGTTATTATGCATTCTACACAAGCCCCTAA
- the eomesa gene encoding eomesodermin homolog a isoform X2 produces the protein MQLENILPSASINLPKTFYNLSSSDSTNNSPRPASQLDYQEVDRTESESSSAPKKYLSAVGNGMLGEGEGDTFTKTGPDGRKGSPVLGEDELTSGRRYNIDELGSDRYFISSSQASTDMASPCSLFPYAGQTGSVYTGSSSSRYPASLHYGSVLPPTGFSSSSVCTGRSQFSSGGYQFSQGPGCLYPSYPGTGTGIGSMSLPGSAAGARAQVYLCNRPLWLKFHRHQTEMIITKQGRRMFPFLSFNITGLNLTAHYNVFVEVVLADPNHWRFQGGKWVTCGKADNNMQGNKMYVHPESPNTGAHWMRQEISFGKLKLTNNKGANNNNTQMIVLQSLHKYQPRLHIVEVTEDGVEDMSNEARTQTFTFPENQFIAVTAYQNTDITQLKIDHNPFAKGFRDNYDSMYTAPESDRLTPSPTDSPRSTQIVPGARYAMQPFFQDQFVNNLPQNRFYTGERAVPQTNSLLSPQSEDVSAAASAQRWFVPPVQQPGSNKLDLSYDNDYSTSSLLSYGIKPLSLQTSHALSYYPDSAFASMAAGWGTRSSYQRKMTTGLPWSPRPSPPAFPEDQLGATKDKLPEETAPPASTWIETSHSLKSVDSSDSGVYSVVCKRRRMSPGGSSTENSPTIKCEDLTTEEYNKDNPKGAKA, from the exons ATGCAGTTGGAGAACATCCTTCCCAGCGCCAGCATCAATTTACCCAAGACCTTTTACAATCTTTCCTCGTCGGACAGTACCAACAACAGCCCGAGGCCAGCATCGCAGCTCGACTACCAAGAAGTGGACCGGACGGAATCAGAGTCTAGCAGCGCTCCTAAGAAGTACCTGAGCGCGGTGGGGAACGGGATGCTGGGTGAGGGAGAGGGGGACACTTTCACTAAAACCGGGCCCGATGGGAGGAAAGGCTCCCCGGTGCTCGGTGAGGACGAGTTGACGAGCGGTCGGCGTTACAACATAGACGAACTTGGCTCTGACAGATACTTCATCTCGTCCTCCCAGGCGAGTACCGACATGGCAAGCCCCTGTTCCCTCTTTCCCTACGCAGGACAGACCGGGTCGGTGTACACCGGGTCCAGCAGCTCCAGGTACCCGGCGTCGCTTCATTACGGATCCGTCCTGCCGCCGACAGGCTTCTCCTCCTCGTCCGTGTGCACCGGCCGGAGCCAGTTTAGCAGCGGAGGGTACCAGTTCAGCCAGGGTCCGGGCTGTTTGTACCCCTCCTATCCCGGGACGGGGACGGGGATCGGCTCCATGTCTCTGCCGGGGTCTGCCGCCGGAGCCAGAGCGCAGGTCTACCTGTGCAACCGGCCTCTGTGGTTGAAATTCCACCGGCACCAGACCGAGATGATCATCACCAAACAGGGCAG ACGGATGTTCCCATTCCTCAGTTTCAACATCACTGGACTCAACCTCACGGCCCATTACAATGTCTTTGTAGAAGTTGTTTTGGCTGACCCGAATCACTGGCGCTTTCAGGGAGGGAAGTGGGTCACTTGTGGCAAAGCAGACAATAATATGCAAG gaaacaaaatgtatgttcatCCTGAATCTCCGAACACTGGTGCACACTGGATGAGGCAAGAAATCTCTTTTGGCAAGCTGAAGCTCACCAACAACAAAGgggccaacaacaacaacacacag ATGATCGTCTTGCAGTCGCTTCACAAATACCAACCGCGACTGCACATTGTGGAGGTGACGGAAGACGGAGTGGAGGACATGAGCAACGAGGCCAGAACTCAAACCTTCACCTTCCCAGAGAACCAGTTTATAGCCGTCACCGCCTACCAGAACACAGAT ATCACACAGCTTAAGATAGACCACAACCCCTTTGCAAAAGGTTTCCGGGACAACTATGACTC GATGTACACAGCCCCAGAGAGTGACAGGTTGACTCCGTCCCCGACAGACTCCCCTCGCTCCACCCAGATTGTGCCCGGGGCCCGCTACGCCATGCAGCCTTTCTTTCAGGACCAGTTTGTCAACAACCTGCCTCAGAACCGCTTCTACACCGGCGAACGGGCCGTCCCCCAAACCAACAGCCTTCTCTCTCCGCAGAGCGAGGACGTCAGCGCCGCCGCCTCCGCCCAGCGCTGGTTTGTCCCTCCGGTCCAGCAGCCAGGCTCCAACAAGCTGGATCTGTCCTACGACAATGACTATTCCACCAGCAGCCTGCTGTCCTACGGCATCAAGCCCCTGTCCCTGCAGACGTCCCACGCCCTCAGCTACTACCCAGACTCGGCCTTCGCCTCCATGGCCGCGGGCTGGGGCACCAGAAGCTCTTACCAGCGCAAGATGACCACGGGCCTGCCCTGGTCTCCTCGCCCAAGCCCTCCAGCCTTCCCGGAGGACCAGCTGGGGGCTACTAAAGACAAGCTGCCCGAGGAGACCGCGCCGCCGGCCTCTACCTGGATCGAGACGTCCCACTCGCTGAAATCGGTGGACTCTAGCGATTCTGGCGTGTACTCCGTGGTGTGCAAGAGGCGCAGGATGTCCCCTGGGGGCTCAAGCACAGAGAACTCCCCAACCATCAAGTGTGAGGACTTGACTACGGAAGAGTACAACAAGGACAACCCAAAAG GTGCCAAAGCTTAG